From Echinicola jeungdonensis, the proteins below share one genomic window:
- a CDS encoding App1 family protein — MIFRILTLPVRYTFSKVKKAVGKLGEIKIEPLYAFGNKRHIYVKGRVIEAYKQSKPSARKNYFQNILGALRRYAGSSVPDAKVEISYLGVKKVVESDEEGIIDCVFDSVHYKENEKHKVGFKLIPEEGLTPEKNWTFIPVRQYEEQHHRGIISDIDDTILISNATVLGKKLWLSISKNAYTRRPFPGVSEFYHLLTEGGKNPVFYVSSSDWNLYDLIRDFLNYRKIPDGPLLLKDFHVNLKNIWKSGGGDHQHKLEKIELLFDLYPGMKFILIGDSGQHDPELYAQVIKDYPGRVLSVYIRQVKKEMNEARKILLKQINNSPDSPEMVFVSSTEEAIRHAKSNSLIHS, encoded by the coding sequence ATGATTTTCAGAATTCTGACACTTCCGGTAAGGTACACATTTTCCAAGGTGAAAAAAGCCGTTGGTAAATTGGGTGAAATCAAAATAGAGCCGCTATATGCTTTTGGGAATAAAAGGCATATTTATGTTAAGGGGAGAGTGATCGAGGCTTACAAACAGAGTAAACCTTCTGCAAGAAAAAATTATTTCCAAAATATTTTGGGCGCTTTGAGGCGGTATGCTGGAAGCAGTGTGCCTGATGCCAAGGTGGAAATTTCCTATTTGGGGGTGAAGAAAGTTGTAGAAAGTGATGAGGAGGGGATAATAGATTGTGTTTTTGATTCGGTCCATTATAAGGAAAATGAAAAGCATAAGGTAGGTTTTAAATTAATCCCTGAAGAGGGCCTGACTCCCGAAAAAAACTGGACCTTTATTCCCGTAAGGCAATACGAAGAACAGCACCATCGGGGAATTATTTCCGATATAGATGATACCATTTTGATTTCCAATGCGACTGTTTTGGGTAAAAAGCTTTGGTTGTCCATTTCCAAAAACGCTTATACCCGAAGACCGTTTCCAGGGGTAAGTGAGTTCTATCATTTGCTTACTGAAGGGGGGAAAAATCCAGTTTTTTATGTTTCCAGTAGTGACTGGAACCTATATGACTTGATTCGGGATTTTTTGAATTATAGAAAAATACCTGATGGCCCATTATTATTAAAGGATTTTCATGTCAACCTAAAAAATATTTGGAAATCCGGTGGTGGGGACCACCAACATAAACTTGAAAAAATCGAATTGTTGTTCGATCTGTATCCAGGGATGAAATTCATATTAATTGGGGATAGCGGGCAGCACGACCCGGAGCTTTATGCCCAGGTCATTAAGGATTACCCCGGAAGGGTTTTGTCAGTTTATATCCGGCAGGTCAAAAAGGAAATGAATGAGGCTAGAAAGATATTGTTGAAGCAAATCAATAATTCTCCAGATTCACCAGAGATGGTTTTTGTTAGTTCTACGGAGGAAGCTATTCGCCATGCCAAAAGCAATTCACTAATCCATTCATGA